One part of the Quercus lobata isolate SW786 chromosome 7, ValleyOak3.0 Primary Assembly, whole genome shotgun sequence genome encodes these proteins:
- the LOC115951393 gene encoding protein SCARECROW-like yields MTACTWLDVDVNGSNNSNKNTDNNSPLTTSASNNNNNNNSSRMSRCYEEQPRNHRHHQLSNGKMLRKRMASEIETEVQTSTTCTAPDTNKNNDYTRFSRRVGSSTTVNGSSSSFQGAGNNNHVGSVDNFTAAATVPNPSQTNYSTMLPSSTTNLTSMTSVGGFLSCVTPPNLSPAAQPQPQISTTPAAVSVSVCGFSGLPLFPSERSQNTSNNTTTNINGNSNSSSRSLPNTNNNNKASFCGVSMEDGSAWIDGIIKDLIHSSNNVSIPQLIQNVREIIFPCNPNLAAVLEYRLRSLTSADPIPNYVPAAAELRRSRTTVVQQQAGQQTPLLPVSTSEAMNQLYMHWGVTPLPTASPNPTVQVQLQEEQQQQEHSSPPDTAIIMPSTTATSATTPTNIVHTSRDRKEEMRQQKRDEQGLHLLTLLLQCAESVSADNFEEANNMLLEISELSTPFGTAAQRVAAYFSEAMSARLVSSCLGIYGSLPNSGHSYSQKMASAFQVFNGISPLVKFSHFTANQAIQEAFEREERVHIIDLDIMQGLQWPGLFHILASRPRGPPYVRLTGLGTSMDALEATGKRLSDFAEKLGLPFEFIPLADKPGNLDPERLNVSKREAVAVHWLQHSLYDVTGSDTNMLWLLQRLAPKVVTVVEQDLSHAGSFLGRFVEAIHYYSALFDSLGASYGEESEERHVVEQQLLSREIRNVLAVGGPSRSGEVKFHNWREKLQQCGFKPLSLAGNAATQATLLLGMFPSDGYTLVEDNGALKLGWKDLCLLTASAWRPPFPATTSTHHY; encoded by the exons ATGACTGCTTGTACTTGGCTTGATGTTGATGTCAATGGCAGTAATAATAGCAACAAAAATACAGATAACAATAGTCCCTTGACCACGAGTGcctccaacaacaacaacaacaacaatagcaGCAGGATGTCAAGGTGCTACGAGGAACAACCACGTAATCATCGTCATCATCAGCTGTCTAACGGAAAGATGCTGAGAAAAAGGATGGCTTCTGAGATTGAGACGGAGGTTCAGACATCCACCACATGTACAGCCCCTGATACCAACAAGAATAATGATTATACTAGGTTTTCCCGGCGAGTTGGCAGTAGCACCACCGTGAATGGTAGCTCTAGCTCGTTTCAAGGTGCTGGTAATAACAATCATGTTGGTTCGGTGGACAACTTCACTGCAGCAGCTACTGTACCAAATCCAAGTCAGACCAACTACTCCACTATGCTACCTTCATCCACCACCAATTTGACCAGTATGACGTCAGTTGGTGGGTTTTTATCTTGTGTTACTCCTCCCAACTTAAGTCCTGCGGCCCAGCCCCAACCCCAAATAAGCACTACCCCTGCTGCTGTTTCTGTCTCTGTGTGCGGGTTCTCAGGCCTGCCCTTGTTCCCTTCCGAAAGGAGTCAAAATACTAGTAATAATACCACTACCAACATCAACGgcaacagcaacagcagcagcagAAGCCTTcctaatactaataataataataaggcgAGTTTTTGCGGCGTTTCCATGGAAGACGGCTCGGCGTGGATCGACGGCATCATAAAGGATCTAATCCACAGCTCCAACAACGTGTCTATTCCACAGCTCATCCAGAACGTGAGAGAGATTATTTTTCCTTGCAATCCTAATCTTGCTGCTGTCCTCGAGTACAGGCTTCGCTCCCTAACTTCAGCCGATCCCATCCCAAATTATGTGCCAGCAGCAGCGGAACTCAGGAGATCAAGGACTACTGTAGTGCAGCAACAAGCAGGCCAACAGACTCCGCTGCTTCCTGTTTCTACTTCTGAAGCTATGAATCAATTGTATATGCACTGGGGAGTTACACCCCTTCCTACCGCTTCCCCTAACCCTACCGTCCAAGTTCAATTGCAAGAGGAGCAACAACAACAGGAACACTCTTCCCCTCCAGATACTGCGATAATAATGCCGTCTACTACTGCTACTAGTGCGACCACCCCAACTAATATTGTCCATACAAGCAGAGACAGGAAAGAAGAGATGCGTCAGCAGAAGAGAGACGAACAAGGCTTACACCTCCTCACCTTGCTCTTGCAATGCGCCGAATCTGTCTCCGCTGATAATTTTGAGGAAGCAAACAACATGCTTCTGGAGATTTCGGAACTTTCAACGCCTTTTGGTACTGCCGCGCAGCGTGTGGCTGCTTATTTCTCCGAGGCTATGTCCGCAAGACTGGTGAGCTCGTGCCTCGGAATATATGGGTCGCTGCCCAATTCAGGCCATAGTTATAGCCAAAAGATGGCTTCTGCCTTTCAAGTATTCAATGGCATCAGCCCCCTCGTCAAGTTTTCGCATTTCACAGCTAATCAGGCAATACAGGAAGCATTCGAGAGGGAGGAAAGAGTTCACATCATTGATCTAGACATCATGCAAGGTCTCCAGTGGCCTGGTCTCTTTCACATCCTTGCTTCTAGACCCCGCGGACCACCTTATGTGCGCCTCACTGGCCTAGGAACCTCCATGGATGCTCTCGAGGCTACTGGCAAGCGCTTGTCCGATTTCGCCGAGAAATTAGGCCTTCCCTTTGAGTTCATTCCTCTCGCAGATAAACCCGGCAATTTGGACCCAGAGAGGCTTAATGTCAGCAAGAGGGAAGCCGTTGCTGTTCACTGGTTGCAACATTCTCTTTACGATGTCACTGGTTCCGACACCAATATGCTGTGGCTTTTGCAGAG ATTGGCACCAAAAGTGGTGACGGTGGTAGAGCAGGACCTGAGCCACGCAGGTTCATTCTTGGGAAGGTTTGTGGAGGCAATACACTACTACTCGGCACTGTTCGATTCACTCGGGGCAAGCTACGGAGAGGAGAGCGAGGAAAGGCACGTGGTAGAGCAGCAGTTGCTATCCAGGGAGATCCGGAATGTGCTGGCTGTTGGGGGCCCATCGAGGAGTGGAGAGGTGAAGTTCCATAACTGGAGGGAGAAGCTGCAGCAGTGTGGGTTCAAGCCCCTCTCTTTGGCAGGGAATGCTGCCACCCAGGCCACCCTGCTTCTTGGTATGTTCCCTTCCGATGGTTACACCTTGGTTGAGGACAATGGCGCCCTCAAGCTTGGTTGGAAAGACCTTTGCTTGCTCACTGCTTCTGCCTGGAGGCCTCCATTTCCTGCTACTACCTCTACCCATCACTATTGA